From a single Vibrio toranzoniae genomic region:
- the rsxB gene encoding electron transport complex subunit RsxB yields MSTILIAIIALAVLAAVFGAILGFASIRFKVEADPIVDQIDTILPQTQCGQCGYPGCRPYAEAIANGDKINKCPPGGQATIEKLADLMGVEVEDSAHDLDNKVKTVAFIHEDMCIGCTKCIQACPVDAIVGGTKALHTVIKDECTGCDLCVAPCPTDCIEMIPVATTTDNWKWQMNIIPVTDITNQATDAAASEPKA; encoded by the coding sequence ATGAGTACCATTTTAATTGCGATCATTGCGCTAGCCGTTTTAGCCGCTGTTTTTGGCGCTATTTTGGGCTTTGCTTCTATCCGATTTAAAGTAGAAGCCGACCCTATCGTTGATCAAATCGACACCATTTTACCGCAAACTCAATGTGGCCAATGTGGCTACCCAGGCTGTCGTCCATACGCAGAGGCGATCGCTAACGGAGACAAGATCAACAAATGTCCTCCTGGCGGACAAGCAACCATTGAGAAGCTAGCAGACTTAATGGGCGTAGAAGTTGAAGACTCCGCTCATGACTTAGATAACAAAGTAAAAACCGTTGCTTTCATTCATGAAGATATGTGTATCGGCTGTACCAAGTGTATTCAAGCCTGTCCGGTTGACGCCATTGTTGGTGGCACCAAGGCTCTACACACAGTAATTAAAGATGAATGTACAGGTTGTGATCTATGTGTCGCACCGTGCCCTACTGACTGTATCGAAATGATTCCAGTGGCAACAACGACTGATAATTGGAAATGGCAGATGAACATCATTCCTGTTACTGATATCACTAACCAAGCGACTGATGCGGCTGCGTCAGAGCCTAAGGCGTAG
- the rsxA gene encoding electron transport complex subunit RsxA, giving the protein MTEYLLLLVGTVLVNNFVLVKFLGLCPFMGVSKKLETAIGMGLATTFVLTLASVSAYLVETYILTPLGIEYLRTMSFILVIAVVVQFTEMVVHKTSPTLYRLLGIFLPLITTNCAVLGVALLNINENHNFIQSIIYGFGAAVGFSLVLILFAAMRERITVADVPMPFKGASIAMITAGLMSLAFMGFTGLVK; this is encoded by the coding sequence ATGACCGAATACCTTTTGTTGCTGGTTGGCACAGTGCTGGTCAATAACTTTGTGCTAGTGAAGTTTTTAGGGCTATGTCCATTTATGGGAGTCTCCAAGAAGCTGGAGACTGCGATTGGCATGGGCCTCGCGACGACTTTCGTTCTGACGTTAGCGTCGGTATCTGCATACCTAGTAGAAACCTACATCCTTACCCCTCTGGGTATTGAATACCTGCGTACCATGAGTTTCATCTTGGTTATCGCGGTGGTCGTTCAATTTACGGAAATGGTCGTTCACAAAACCAGCCCGACTCTATACCGCCTGTTGGGTATCTTCCTGCCTCTTATCACCACCAACTGCGCGGTGTTAGGTGTGGCGCTTTTGAACATCAATGAAAACCACAACTTCATTCAGTCGATCATCTATGGTTTCGGCGCTGCGGTGGGGTTCTCTCTTGTTCTTATCCTATTCGCTGCGATGCGTGAACGTATTACGGTTGCTGATGTTCCAATGCCATTCAAAGGCGCATCGATTGCGATGATCACAGCAGGCCTAATGTCCCTGGCATTTATGGGCTTTACTGGGTTGGTGAAATAA
- the uvrB gene encoding excinuclease ABC subunit UvrB produces MSKLFDLVSDYSPSGDQPTAITKLLDGLDSGLAHQTLLGVTGSGKTFTLANVISQSQRPAILLAPNKTLAAQLYGEMKSFFPNNAVEYFVSYYDYYQPEAYVPTTDTFIEKDASVNAHIEQMRLSATKALLERKDAIIVASVSAIYGLGDPKSYLKMMLHLSRGEVMDQRDILRRLAELQYSRNDVAFERGQFRVRGEVIDIFPAESDQDAVRIEMFDDEVDCISIFDPLTGAIKQRDLPRFTVYPKTHYVTPREKILEAIENIKDELRDRAQYLKDNNKLLEEQRISQRTQFDIEMMTELGFCSGIENYSRYLSGREEGEAPPTLFDYLPDDGLLIIDESHVTVPQIGAMYKGDRSRKETLVEFGFRLPSALDNRPMKFDEFESIAPQTIFVSATPGNYEIEKSDGEIADQVVRPTGLLDPVIEVRPVSTQVDDLLSEIRIRSVKEERVLVTTLTKRMAEDLTEYLSEHGVKVRYLHSDIDTVERVEIIRDLRLGEFDVLVGINLLREGLDMPEVSLVAILDADKEGFLRSERSLIQTIGRAARNLEGRAILYGDSITKSMRKAIDETDRRREKQQAYNEEQGITPQALKRNIKDIMELGDLTKSKQQRQSKQVPLSKVAEPSENYTVLTPQQLDKEISKLEAAMYQHAQNLEFELAAQKRDEIEQLRKQFITNS; encoded by the coding sequence ATGAGTAAACTCTTTGACTTGGTATCGGACTACAGCCCGTCTGGGGACCAGCCGACAGCGATAACCAAATTACTAGACGGATTAGATTCTGGTTTGGCACATCAAACGCTATTAGGGGTAACGGGCTCAGGTAAAACCTTTACGCTTGCCAACGTCATTTCCCAATCTCAAAGACCTGCGATCTTGTTAGCGCCGAATAAGACGTTGGCCGCTCAACTTTATGGTGAAATGAAATCTTTTTTCCCCAATAACGCCGTAGAGTATTTTGTTTCTTACTACGATTACTACCAACCAGAAGCCTATGTGCCGACCACAGACACATTCATCGAGAAAGATGCGTCTGTGAATGCCCATATCGAACAAATGAGGCTTTCGGCAACCAAGGCCTTGCTTGAACGAAAAGACGCCATTATCGTCGCGTCTGTATCGGCTATCTACGGTTTGGGTGATCCTAAGTCTTACTTGAAGATGATGCTTCACTTGAGTCGCGGTGAGGTTATGGACCAACGTGACATCTTACGCCGCTTAGCTGAACTTCAATATTCGAGAAATGATGTCGCCTTTGAACGTGGTCAGTTCCGTGTTCGTGGTGAGGTCATTGATATCTTCCCTGCTGAATCTGACCAAGATGCAGTGCGAATCGAAATGTTCGATGATGAAGTCGACTGTATAAGCATCTTTGATCCCCTGACTGGCGCAATTAAACAAAGAGATTTACCGCGCTTTACCGTTTACCCCAAAACTCACTATGTAACGCCGAGGGAGAAAATCCTTGAGGCGATTGAGAACATTAAAGATGAACTTCGAGACCGAGCTCAATACCTAAAGGACAACAACAAGCTTTTGGAAGAGCAGCGTATTTCTCAGAGAACTCAATTTGATATCGAGATGATGACGGAACTTGGTTTCTGCTCCGGTATCGAAAACTATTCACGATACTTGAGTGGTCGTGAAGAAGGGGAAGCGCCTCCGACATTATTTGATTACTTGCCTGATGATGGCCTGTTGATTATCGATGAGTCACACGTGACTGTACCGCAAATTGGCGCCATGTATAAAGGTGATCGCTCTCGTAAAGAGACTCTGGTTGAATTTGGTTTCCGCCTGCCTTCTGCATTGGATAACCGCCCAATGAAATTTGACGAGTTTGAATCGATAGCTCCGCAGACTATTTTTGTATCAGCAACGCCAGGCAACTACGAGATCGAAAAGTCAGATGGTGAAATTGCTGATCAAGTCGTGCGTCCGACAGGTCTTTTAGACCCAGTTATTGAAGTAAGGCCTGTGTCGACTCAAGTTGATGACCTGTTGTCTGAAATCAGAATACGCTCAGTGAAAGAAGAGCGTGTTTTGGTCACAACATTGACTAAGAGAATGGCGGAAGACTTAACTGAATACCTAAGTGAGCATGGTGTTAAGGTTCGCTACTTGCACTCAGATATCGATACGGTTGAGCGTGTAGAGATCATTCGAGATCTACGTCTGGGTGAGTTTGACGTGTTAGTGGGTATTAACTTACTTCGAGAAGGGTTGGATATGCCTGAAGTGTCGCTGGTGGCAATTCTTGATGCAGATAAAGAGGGTTTTTTGCGTTCTGAACGTTCTCTTATTCAAACCATTGGTCGAGCCGCACGTAACTTGGAAGGTCGAGCTATCTTGTATGGTGATTCGATTACCAAATCAATGAGAAAGGCGATTGATGAAACTGATCGTCGTAGAGAAAAACAACAAGCTTACAATGAAGAGCAAGGTATTACGCCGCAAGCGCTTAAACGTAATATTAAAGACATTATGGAGCTGGGCGACCTAACTAAGTCGAAACAGCAGCGACAATCTAAGCAGGTTCCACTATCGAAAGTTGCCGAGCCTTCAGAAAATTACACAGTGCTTACGCCGCAGCAGCTCGATAAAGAGATCAGTAAGCTAGAAGCTGCGATGTATCAACATGCTCAGAACTTGGAATTTGAATTAGCGGCTCAAAAGCGTGATGAGATAGAGCAGTTGAGAAAGCAGTTCATTACCAACAGCTAA
- the luxO gene encoding quorum-sensing sigma-54 dependent transcriptional regulator LuxO, with protein sequence MQSKTLDNKSKYLLMVEDTASVAALYRSYLTPLEIDINIVGTGRDAIESLNHRIPDLILLDLRLPDMTGMDVLFAVKQKYPEVPVIFMTAHGSIDTAVEAMRHGSQDFLIKPCEADRLRITVNNAIRKATKLKNSSEHPGSQNYQGFIGSSQTMQQVYRTIDSAASSKASIFITGESGTGKEVCAEAIHAASKRGDKPFIAINCAAIPKDLIESELFGHVKGAFTGAATDRQGAAELADGGTLFLDELCEMDLELQTKLLRFIQTGTFQKVGSSKMKSVDVRFVCATNRDPWKEVQEGRFREDLYYRLYVIPLHLPPLRERGEDVIEIAYSLLGYMSVEEGKAFVRFAQEVLDRFNQYEWPGNVRQLQNVLRNVVVLNNGKEITLNMLPPPLNQPIENRLRLKEKQNEDITVKDIFPLWITEKTAIEQAIKACDGNIPRAAGFLDVSPSTIYRKLQTWNAKP encoded by the coding sequence ATGCAATCAAAAACGCTAGATAACAAATCAAAGTATTTGTTGATGGTGGAGGATACGGCTTCGGTCGCAGCTTTATATCGCTCTTATCTGACACCGCTCGAAATTGATATCAACATTGTCGGTACAGGTCGCGATGCAATTGAGAGTTTGAATCATCGAATCCCAGATCTAATTTTGTTAGATCTGCGTCTTCCTGATATGACGGGCATGGACGTGCTGTTTGCAGTAAAACAAAAATACCCTGAAGTGCCCGTTATCTTCATGACGGCTCACGGTTCTATTGATACTGCTGTAGAAGCCATGCGTCATGGTTCTCAAGACTTCCTTATCAAACCGTGTGAAGCCGACCGACTCCGTATTACGGTGAATAACGCGATTCGTAAAGCCACCAAGCTTAAAAACAGCTCGGAGCATCCAGGGAGCCAAAACTATCAAGGCTTCATTGGTAGTAGCCAAACCATGCAGCAGGTTTACCGAACCATCGATTCTGCCGCATCAAGTAAGGCGAGTATTTTTATCACAGGTGAAAGTGGTACTGGTAAAGAAGTATGTGCAGAAGCCATTCATGCAGCGAGTAAGCGTGGTGATAAGCCTTTCATCGCCATCAACTGTGCGGCAATTCCTAAAGACTTGATTGAAAGTGAGCTGTTTGGCCACGTCAAAGGTGCCTTTACGGGCGCGGCAACCGATCGCCAAGGTGCTGCTGAACTTGCTGATGGCGGAACTTTGTTCCTCGATGAGCTGTGTGAGATGGACCTTGAACTGCAAACCAAGCTTCTGCGTTTTATCCAAACGGGTACTTTTCAAAAAGTCGGCTCTTCGAAGATGAAGAGTGTGGACGTTCGTTTTGTTTGTGCAACCAACCGTGACCCTTGGAAAGAAGTACAAGAAGGTCGCTTTAGAGAAGATTTATACTATCGTTTATACGTGATCCCTCTTCACTTGCCGCCACTGCGTGAGCGTGGGGAAGATGTCATCGAGATCGCATACTCGCTACTAGGCTACATGTCGGTTGAGGAAGGTAAGGCTTTCGTACGCTTTGCTCAGGAAGTGCTTGATCGCTTTAATCAATACGAGTGGCCGGGTAACGTTCGTCAGCTACAAAATGTGTTGCGAAACGTGGTGGTATTGAATAATGGTAAAGAGATTACTCTGAACATGCTCCCACCTCCACTGAACCAGCCGATTGAGAATCGTCTGCGGTTGAAAGAGAAACAGAATGAAGACATCACGGTAAAAGATATTTTCCCATTGTGGATCACTGAGAAAACGGCAATCGAACAAGCCATTAAAGCGTGTGACGGTAATATCCCTCGCGCGGCTGGTTTCTTGGATGTCAGTCCATCAACGATTTACCGTAAATTGCAAACGTGGAATGCGAAGCCGTAA
- the luxU gene encoding quorum-sensing phosphorelay protein LuxU: MMKVLNQQKVDELAGEIGQENVPVLLEIFLGELKGYYEHLELNKDTDTSKYLADISHALKSSAASFGADSLCSFAISLDAKVKQALPVTEVDFKDMQELLLSTYTEYQQLMTDL, from the coding sequence ATGATGAAAGTATTAAATCAGCAAAAAGTTGATGAGCTTGCCGGTGAAATAGGGCAAGAGAATGTTCCGGTGTTGCTGGAGATCTTTTTAGGTGAATTGAAGGGATACTACGAGCACTTGGAGCTAAATAAAGATACCGATACGTCCAAGTATTTGGCCGATATCAGTCATGCATTGAAGAGCAGTGCTGCGAGTTTTGGTGCTGATTCTTTGTGTAGTTTCGCCATTAGCTTAGATGCAAAAGTTAAGCAAGCGTTGCCAGTGACAGAGGTGGATTTTAAAGATATGCAAGAACTTCTGTTATCAACGTACACGGAATATCAGCAGTTGATGACTGATCTCTAA
- a CDS encoding YvcK family protein, translating into MNIYSSKKVVAIGGGHGLGRMLAALKDFGSNATGIVATTDNGGSTGRIRDCQGGIAWGDTRNCINQLITEPSISSMMFEYRFRGQGELDGHNLGNLMLTALDNLSVRPLEAINLIRNMLKVDVNIVPMTEHPSDLTALSMDGRWVTGETNVDDMTEKLRMMDLSPEVPATKEAVAAVEQADCIVLGPGSFLTSVMPPLLLPEIGKAIAENTKAKVIFIENLSPEHGPAGKMTLQEQLEWCERTCKARKIDIVLGNAPHPELEGLWNCVTTDLASPNRDWRHDRLKLQQAIRAQLA; encoded by the coding sequence ATGAACATTTATTCATCAAAGAAAGTCGTAGCAATCGGTGGAGGCCATGGCTTAGGTCGTATGCTTGCTGCATTAAAAGACTTTGGTAGCAATGCGACTGGCATTGTCGCAACAACAGATAACGGTGGTTCAACCGGACGAATTCGAGACTGCCAAGGGGGCATCGCTTGGGGAGACACTCGTAACTGCATCAACCAATTGATCACCGAACCTTCCATCAGTTCGATGATGTTTGAGTACCGTTTTCGCGGTCAAGGTGAACTGGACGGCCACAACCTGGGTAACCTGATGCTCACAGCATTAGACAACCTCTCTGTTCGCCCACTAGAAGCAATTAACCTAATTCGAAATATGCTCAAGGTTGATGTCAATATCGTCCCGATGACAGAGCATCCTTCCGATCTCACAGCGTTATCAATGGATGGTCGCTGGGTTACGGGGGAAACCAACGTTGACGACATGACAGAAAAACTGCGCATGATGGACTTGTCTCCAGAAGTGCCGGCAACCAAAGAAGCCGTTGCAGCCGTAGAACAAGCCGACTGTATCGTTCTTGGCCCTGGCAGCTTCCTGACCAGTGTTATGCCCCCTCTTCTCCTTCCTGAGATTGGGAAAGCCATTGCTGAGAACACCAAGGCTAAGGTTATCTTCATCGAAAACCTTTCGCCAGAACATGGCCCTGCAGGAAAAATGACGCTTCAAGAACAGCTTGAATGGTGTGAACGTACCTGCAAAGCGAGAAAAATTGATATCGTGCTGGGTAATGCGCCGCACCCTGAACTTGAAGGACTTTGGAACTGCGTGACCACCGACCTTGCCTCTCCTAACCGAGATTGGCGACATGACCGTTTAAAACTTCAACAAGCGATTCGGGCTCAACTAGCTTAA
- the moaA gene encoding GTP 3',8-cyclase MoaA, with amino-acid sequence MAQQFEDRFHRKFYYLRLSVTDVCNFKCTYCLPDGYKPSGQKNSSFLSVPEIKRIVKAFADCGTSKIRITGGEPSLRKDFPEIIHTVASTPGIEKVATTTNGYRMEKQVGQWRDAGLTHINVSVDSLDSRMFHQITGENKFTEVMRGIDKAFEVGYEQVKVNVVLMKDLNSQELPAFLNWIKDKPIQLRFIELMKTGEMDELFDKHHVSGVAIRNQLIANGWLLKVKAVNDGPAQVFVHPDYKGEIGLIMPYEKDFCESCNRLRVSAIGKLHLCLFGDHGVELRDLLQEDRQEQALIDRIQAQLQTKSVSHFLHDGNSGMTPNLASIGG; translated from the coding sequence GTGGCGCAACAATTCGAAGATAGATTCCATCGCAAATTTTATTATTTGCGCTTGTCGGTTACAGACGTCTGTAACTTTAAATGTACTTACTGCTTGCCGGATGGTTATAAACCGTCAGGGCAGAAAAACTCGTCTTTTTTAAGTGTTCCCGAGATCAAACGCATTGTAAAAGCGTTTGCAGATTGTGGTACCTCAAAGATCCGCATTACAGGCGGAGAGCCGAGCCTGCGTAAAGACTTTCCTGAAATCATACATACCGTTGCTTCTACTCCAGGCATCGAAAAAGTAGCCACGACAACTAATGGCTACCGCATGGAGAAACAAGTAGGGCAGTGGCGTGATGCTGGTTTAACCCATATAAACGTGAGCGTGGATAGTTTAGATTCACGTATGTTCCATCAGATCACTGGTGAGAATAAGTTTACTGAGGTTATGCGAGGCATTGATAAAGCGTTTGAGGTTGGCTACGAACAAGTCAAAGTCAACGTTGTATTGATGAAAGACCTCAACAGTCAGGAATTACCAGCCTTCCTTAATTGGATCAAAGACAAACCTATTCAATTACGTTTTATCGAGCTGATGAAAACCGGCGAGATGGACGAGTTGTTCGATAAACACCATGTCTCTGGCGTTGCGATTCGCAATCAGCTTATTGCTAACGGTTGGCTGTTAAAAGTCAAAGCTGTTAACGATGGCCCAGCACAAGTGTTTGTCCACCCTGACTACAAGGGTGAAATTGGTTTGATTATGCCTTACGAGAAAGACTTCTGTGAGAGTTGTAACCGACTGCGTGTATCTGCGATCGGTAAGCTTCATCTATGTCTGTTTGGCGACCACGGTGTTGAACTGAGAGATCTGTTGCAAGAAGATCGACAAGAGCAAGCGCTCATCGATCGTATTCAGGCTCAGCTTCAAACCAAGTCCGTTAGCCACTTCTTGCATGATGGCAACAGCGGTATGACTCCAAACTTGGCGTCAATCGGCGGTTAA
- the moaB gene encoding molybdenum cofactor biosynthesis protein B codes for MGHAESKFQAANIAVLTVSDTRTEENDTSGGYLAEHAKEAGHNVVDKQIVIDDMYKIRAIVSQWIADDSVQAIMITGGTGFTSRDSTPEALKPLFDKEVEGFGELFRQVSYEEIGTSTIQSRAIAGFANHTVIFAMPGSTGACRTGWTKIIKQQMDASHRPCNFMPHLSV; via the coding sequence ATGGGTCACGCAGAAAGCAAATTTCAAGCAGCAAACATTGCAGTACTAACCGTTTCAGATACGCGTACAGAAGAAAATGATACGTCAGGTGGTTATCTAGCTGAGCATGCTAAAGAAGCCGGCCACAACGTGGTTGATAAGCAAATCGTTATCGACGACATGTATAAGATCCGCGCTATCGTATCTCAGTGGATTGCTGATGACAGCGTACAAGCGATCATGATTACTGGTGGTACGGGTTTTACGTCTCGAGACAGCACACCTGAAGCGCTTAAGCCTTTGTTCGATAAAGAAGTAGAGGGTTTTGGTGAGCTATTCCGTCAAGTGTCTTACGAAGAGATCGGTACATCGACAATTCAATCTCGTGCGATTGCGGGTTTTGCTAACCACACGGTTATCTTTGCAATGCCAGGCTCTACGGGTGCATGCCGCACAGGTTGGACTAAGATCATCAAGCAACAGATGGATGCGAGCCACCGTCCTTGTAACTTTATGCCACACCTTTCTGTATAA
- the moaC gene encoding cyclic pyranopterin monophosphate synthase MoaC codes for MSQFTHINASGEANMVDVSAKAETVREARAEAFVQMSAETLELIVSGSHHKGDVFATARIAGIQAAKKTWDLIPLCHPLLLTKVEVQLEAIKSENKVRIESVCKLAGKTGVEMEALTAASVAALTIYDMCKAVQKDIVIENVRLLEKTGGKSGHFKVES; via the coding sequence ATGAGCCAATTTACACACATTAACGCGTCTGGCGAAGCGAACATGGTCGATGTATCGGCTAAAGCGGAAACGGTACGCGAAGCAAGAGCGGAAGCGTTCGTTCAAATGTCGGCAGAAACGCTTGAGCTGATTGTCTCTGGTAGTCATCATAAAGGTGATGTTTTCGCAACGGCGCGCATTGCTGGTATCCAAGCGGCTAAGAAGACATGGGATCTGATTCCACTGTGTCATCCTTTGCTACTGACTAAAGTAGAAGTTCAGCTTGAAGCAATCAAATCTGAAAACAAGGTTCGTATCGAATCTGTCTGTAAGCTTGCGGGTAAGACAGGTGTAGAGATGGAGGCACTGACCGCAGCTTCGGTCGCTGCGTTGACTATTTACGATATGTGTAAAGCTGTTCAGAAAGACATTGTTATCGAGAACGTACGCCTGTTAGAGAAGACGGGTGGTAAATCAGGTCACTTCAAGGTGGAATCATGA
- the moaD gene encoding molybdopterin synthase sulfur carrier subunit: MITVLFFAQTRELVGVDSVEVDAQFKTIEAIRSHLVEQEGKWDIALEEGKLLAALNQSIVPLTTEVKDGDEVAFFPPVTGG; encoded by the coding sequence ATGATTACAGTACTTTTCTTTGCTCAAACTCGTGAACTGGTTGGTGTGGACAGCGTGGAAGTTGATGCACAGTTCAAGACGATTGAAGCGATTCGTAGCCACCTTGTAGAACAAGAAGGGAAATGGGATATTGCATTGGAAGAGGGCAAGCTTCTCGCTGCGCTTAACCAATCCATCGTACCTTTGACTACGGAAGTGAAAGATGGCGATGAAGTCGCTTTTTTCCCTCCAGTAACTGGAGGCTAA
- the moaE gene encoding molybdopterin synthase catalytic subunit MoaE, whose translation MNDSRAIDPRVLVTAEDFSVGDEYDYLAQGTAAGAVVTFVGKVRDMNLGDNVIGLSLEHYPGMTEKSLSEICDQAEARWPIQKMRVIHRVGDLDIGDQIVYVGVSSAHRGSAFEACEFVMDFLKTKAPFWKKERTTEATRWVDSRDSDAKAAERWGK comes from the coding sequence ATGAATGATTCTCGAGCTATTGATCCAAGAGTATTAGTGACTGCTGAAGACTTTTCTGTGGGTGATGAATACGACTACTTGGCTCAAGGTACAGCTGCTGGAGCGGTAGTGACGTTTGTTGGTAAAGTTCGCGACATGAATCTTGGCGACAATGTGATTGGTTTGTCTTTGGAGCATTACCCTGGCATGACAGAGAAGTCGCTGAGCGAGATCTGTGATCAAGCTGAAGCGCGCTGGCCTATTCAGAAGATGCGAGTGATTCACCGCGTTGGTGACCTAGATATCGGTGATCAGATTGTTTACGTTGGTGTATCCAGTGCACACCGCGGTTCAGCCTTTGAAGCCTGTGAGTTTGTTATGGATTTCCTCAAAACCAAAGCACCGTTTTGGAAAAAAGAACGTACTACCGAGGCGACTCGTTGGGTTGATTCTCGAGATTCAGATGCAAAAGCTGCGGAGCGTTGGGGAAAGTAA
- a CDS encoding ABC transporter substrate-binding protein, translating to MYKNKITQALLLGAGLAVAATSTLSIAADVPAGTELAKVQELVRGNGTEVATIDPHKSQGVPESHVIRDLLEGLVNQDGEGNTIPGVAESWETTDNKTFTFHLRKDAKWSNGDPVTAEDFVYSWQRAVDPATASPYAWYMEYTKMVNAKDIVAGKKDKSELGVKAVDEYTLVVELETAVPYFVMMMGHTTVKPVHKATVEKYGDQWTKPDHFVGNGAFVPNQWVVNERLELVRNENYWDNDHTVLNKVTFLPIENQVAEMNRFLSGEIDFTYELPVEHFKRLKKEHAEDVSVAGNLCTYYYIFNTKKAPFDDVRVRKAISYAIDRNIVSDAILAQGQKPAYFLTPEITAGFNPELPVYGKMSQKERNAEAERLLEEAGYGKDNPLKFNLLYNTSENHKKIAVALGSMWKKTLGLSVTLENQEWKTYLSSKDSGDFEVARAGWCGDYNEASSFLTLMKSNNTTGGVHYDSAEYDQIIDKALNSTSAEEREALYLEAEALMAKDMPIAPIYQYVKSRLLNPHVGGFPANNAEEKIYSKDLYIKAQ from the coding sequence ATGTACAAGAATAAAATCACTCAAGCCCTTCTTCTAGGTGCAGGTCTGGCAGTGGCTGCCACTTCTACTCTTTCTATCGCTGCTGACGTTCCAGCAGGTACAGAACTAGCAAAAGTTCAGGAACTGGTCCGCGGTAACGGTACTGAAGTTGCGACTATCGACCCTCACAAATCTCAAGGTGTACCAGAATCTCACGTAATTCGTGATCTTCTAGAAGGTCTAGTGAACCAAGACGGCGAAGGTAACACTATCCCAGGGGTAGCCGAAAGTTGGGAAACGACAGACAACAAAACATTCACTTTCCACCTACGTAAAGATGCAAAATGGTCTAACGGCGATCCTGTAACAGCTGAAGATTTCGTTTACAGTTGGCAACGTGCAGTCGATCCTGCCACAGCTTCTCCATACGCTTGGTACATGGAATATACCAAGATGGTGAACGCGAAAGACATCGTAGCGGGTAAGAAAGACAAGAGTGAACTCGGCGTTAAAGCTGTAGATGAATACACGCTTGTTGTTGAATTAGAAACAGCGGTACCATACTTCGTAATGATGATGGGCCATACCACAGTGAAGCCAGTGCATAAGGCAACTGTTGAAAAATACGGTGACCAATGGACTAAGCCAGACCACTTCGTTGGTAACGGTGCATTTGTTCCAAATCAATGGGTCGTTAATGAGCGTCTTGAGTTAGTTCGTAATGAAAATTACTGGGATAACGATCATACCGTTCTTAATAAAGTAACGTTCCTACCAATCGAAAATCAAGTAGCGGAAATGAACCGCTTCCTATCTGGCGAAATCGATTTCACATACGAACTTCCAGTAGAGCACTTCAAGCGTCTTAAGAAAGAACACGCTGAAGATGTATCGGTAGCGGGTAACCTATGTACTTACTACTACATCTTTAACACTAAGAAAGCACCATTTGATGATGTTCGTGTACGTAAGGCTATCTCTTACGCAATTGATCGTAATATCGTAAGTGACGCAATCCTAGCGCAAGGTCAAAAACCAGCTTACTTCCTAACGCCTGAAATTACAGCGGGCTTCAATCCTGAGCTACCAGTTTACGGTAAGATGTCTCAAAAAGAGCGTAACGCAGAAGCAGAACGTCTTCTTGAAGAAGCAGGTTACGGTAAAGATAACCCACTTAAATTCAACCTACTTTACAACACTTCAGAGAACCACAAGAAGATTGCTGTAGCGCTAGGTTCTATGTGGAAGAAAACACTGGGTCTTTCTGTAACACTTGAGAACCAAGAGTGGAAAACGTACCTATCTTCTAAAGATTCTGGTGACTTCGAAGTAGCACGTGCTGGTTGGTGTGGTGACTACAATGAAGCGTCTTCGTTCCTAACGCTAATGAAGAGTAATAACACTACCGGTGGTGTTCACTACGATAGCGCTGAGTACGACCAAATCATTGATAAAGCACTTAACTCTACATCAGCAGAAGAGCGTGAAGCACTTTACCTAGAAGCTGAGGCGTTAATGGCTAAAGATATGCCAATCGCTCCTATCTACCAATACGTGAAATCACGTCTACTGAACCCGCATGTCGGTGGCTTTCCAGCTAATAATGCGGAAGAGAAAATCTACTCAAAAGACCTCTATATCAAAGCTCAATAA